The Rathayibacter caricis DSM 15933 genomic sequence GAACGCGCGTCCGCCGTCGTCGGGATCGCCGGGCTGCTCGCCGTTGGCCCAGTTCGGGCACGGGTCGCCCTCGGGCACCATGGCCACCAGGTGCTTGCCCGGTCCGCGCTGCCAGCCGGTCCTCTGAGCGATCCAGTCCTGCAGCCCGCCCGTGTTCGTGCAGCCGATCGGCTGGTCGACGACCTGCCAGTCGACGACCTGGTCGAGCTCGAAGCGGATCGCCCCACCGGTCTCGCGGGAGTAGAACCGGTCGACCAGCTCGAGGGAGCGGACGGCGTCGGCGGTCGTGTACCCGCCCGGGACGGTGCCCTGCGGAGCGACGAGCGCGATCGTCACCCGGTGCGTCTGCACCTGGGCGCGCGCCGGGATGTCGACGTCGATGAAGTCGGCGTCGAGGGCGAGGGCGGCCTGCTGCGTCGTCGCGTCCGCCTCCGGCTCGATCACGGTGGGCTCGGCGTCCGGAGCCGCGACGGGGCGGTCGGGCGCGGGAGCGGCAGGAGCGGGAGCGGGAGCGGGGCCACCGGAGCGGCCGCCGCCGGAGCCGCGGCGGATCCCCCGGCGACGAGGCCGGAGGCCAGCAGCAGTCCGGTGAGCGCTCCGGGGAGCAGGGCGTGTCGTCGTCGCATGGTCGTCCTCCGGGTCGGTCCTCGCTGAGTGCCCTGAGCGGCAGTGGCGGAGGCACGAGCTCCCGCCGACCTCCTCGCCGCTGAGGAGTCGGCTGACGTTACCGTGAACATCCGCGCAGGAACGGGCGGATGTCCCTCCGCGGCGGCCCCTTTCCGGGTGGGGTCCAGAAATGCAGAAGGCCGGGGGCGCACCCCCGACCTCCCGCGTCGATCAGATCTCGGTGTGCCCCAGATCCGCCGCGTCCAGCAGTCGGATCTCGGCCTCGGCGAAGGCCTCGAGCTCGAGCACGACGACCTCGTTCCGCCCCGCCCGCGTCACCGGCGACGGCACGATCAGGGTGCGCTGGGGCCCGCGCCGCCAGTAGCGGCCGAGCAGGAACCCGTTCACCCAGACCAGGCCCTTGCCCCAGTGCAGCGTGTCGACGAAGAGGTCGGACGGAGCGTCGAGCTCGAACGACCCCGAAGCGAGCGAGGGCCCTGCGGCGAAGCCCTCCGCGGCGCCGGCGAGCGAGGGGAGGAGCGACACGTCGAGCGCGCGGGCCGTCCATCCGGTGAGCGCCGCCCCGTCGAGCTCGACCCCGCCGATCAGTCCCTTGTGCTCGCCGATCCGCACGCCGTAGTTCACGCGCCCCTGGTTCTCGACGAGGATCGCGAGCGCCCCGCGGCCCCGGGGCAGCGTCAGCGCGCGCTCGTGGTTGTCGCGCGCGAGCACGCCCACGGGGGTGCCGTCGAGCAGCACCCAGGCGCGGTCGCGCACCTCCTCGCCGACGACCAGGCGGGCGGGGGCGTCGGAGGAGTCGAGCACGGTCTCGAAGAGCACGAACCCGTCGGCGTGGCCGAGCTCGTCGAACGACGCCATCGCCTCGAGCGCGGTCGCCTCGCCGAAGGCGTCGAGCCCGAGCAGAGCGGGGCCGGGGAGCAGCGGCGCGGTGAGCGCGGGCGACGGCGTCCGCGGGACGGGCACCTCCTCCGGCACCGGCGCGTAGCGCGCGATGACCTCGCGGAACGCCCAGAACTTCTCGGTCGGGTGCCCCGCCTCGTCCAGCGGGGCGTCGTAGTCGTAGCTCGTGGTGATCGCGGCGTAGCGGCCCTTGTCGTTCGCTCCGCTGGTCAGGCCGAAGTTCGTGCCGCCGTGGAGCATGTAGATGTTCACGGAGCCGCCCACCGCGAGGAGCGCGTCGAGCTCGCGGGCCGAGGCGTCGGCGTCCGTCGTGTGGTGCTGGGTGCCCCAGTCGTCGAACCAGCCGCACCAGAACTCCATGCACATCAGCGGGCCGGTCGGCTGGAACTCGCGCAGCGTCGCGAGGCGCTCGGGCGTGCGCGAGCCGAACGAGCCGGTCAGGTGCAGGCCGGGGAGGCTGCCGTCGGCGAGCATCTGCGGCGTCGGCTGGTCGATGGTCGTGAGCGGCACGGCGACTCCGGCGTCGCGCGTGACGCGGACGAGCTCGGCGAGGTACTCCTTGTCGGAGCCGTACGCTCCGTACTCGTTCTCGATCTGCACCAGGACGACCGGTCCGCCCCGGTCGATCTGCCGCGGTGCGACGATCGCGTAGACCTCGCGGAGGTACTCGCTCACCGCGGCGACGTAGTGCGGCTCGGACCGGCGGACGCCCACCTCGGGGTCGCGGAACAGCCAGGCCGGGAGCCCGCCGTTGTCCCACTCCGCGCAGATGTAGGGACCGGGTCGCACGATCGCGTGCATGCCCTCGGCGGCGACGAGGTCGAGGAAGCGGCCGAGGTCGAGGCCGCCCTCCGCGCGGAAGGAGCCGCGGACCGGCTCGTGCGCGTTCCAGGCGACGTAGGTCTCGATGGTGTTCAGGCCCATCAGCCTCGCCTTGCGGATGCGGTCGGCCCAGAGGTCGGGGTGCACCCGGAAGTAGTGCAGCGCGCCGGACAGGATCCGGTGCGGCCGTCCGTCGAGCTCGAAGTCGGTGGCGCCGATGGCGAAGCGGCTCTCGGGTGCGGTGGTCATGATCATCCCTCGGATCAGGAGAAGCGGGTGGTACGCAGGAGGCCGGCCGGAGCGATCCGGCCGGCCTCCCAGGGGGTCTACGACTACTCGGAGACCGTGAAGCCCTGCTCGTTGCCGTACTGCACGAGCTTGCTCTGCCAGTCGGCGAGGCCGTCATCGAGGCTGGTGCCGTTGGCGTAGGCCTGTCCGACAGTGTCGCCGAAGACGCTGTTCGCGTAGACCTGGTAGGGCAGGTACGACCAGCCGGGGCGGACGTCCTCGGAGGCCTGGGTCAGCACCTCGTTGATCTTCTGGCCGCCGAAGTACTCCGACTCGGCCGAGACGAATTCGGGGTCGGTCAGGTCGGCGGTGGTCGACGGGAATCCGCCGCTCTCGAGGAACACGTCGACCGAGGCCGGGTCGCTGTTCAGCCAGCGCAGGAACGCGGCCGCGAGGGCCGGGTTCTCGCTCTGCGAGGTGACCGACTGGCCGCCTCCGCCGTTCTCGGCGCTGACGGGGGTGCCGTCGTAGGTCGGGATCGGCGCGACGGCCCAGTCGCCCGAGGCGTCCGTGACACTGGACTCGAGCACGCCGGGCATCCAGGCGCCGGTGATCAGCGAGGCGATCGATCCGTCGCCCAGGCCCTTGTACCACTCGTCTCCCCAGCCGGGGGTGTCCGAGAGCAGGCCCTTCTCGACGAGCTGGTTCCAGACGCCCGTCCACTTCTTGGTGCCCTCGTCGGCGAGGTTCACCGTGATGTCCTCGCCCTCGAACTGGAAGGGCTGGCCGCCGGCCTGCCAGATGAGGCTGGTCGCGAAGCCCGCGTCGCCGGTGTCGGCGGTGATGTACTTCGTGGGGTCGGCGGTGTGCAGCTTCTCTGCCGCGGCGACGTACTCGTCCCACGTGGTCGGCACGGCGATGCCGTACTGGTCGAAGACGGTCTTGTTGTAGAACATGGCCATGGGGCCCGAGTCCTGGGGGAGGCCGACGAGCTTGCCGTCGATGTTCACGCTGCCCCACGTGGAGGCGCTGAACTTGTCCTCGAGGTCGCCGAGGCCGTACTGCGAGAGGTCGAGCAGCGAGTCCGACAGGGCGAACTGCGGCATGGCGTAGTACTCGATCTGCACGACGTCGGGAGCGCCCGAGCCGGCCTTGATCGCGTTCTGGAGCTTGGTGTACTCCTCGGTGTTCGTGCCGGCGTTGACCAGCTCGACGTCGACCTCGGGGTAGGCCTCCTCGAACGCGGCGACCTGCGCCTCGGCGCTGGGGGTCCAGCTCCAGTACGTGATCTTGCCGCCCGCCTCGAGGGCGGCGTCGAGGTCGGCCGCGGTGCCGCCCTCGGCGCTGGTGCCGCCGTTCCCGCCGGGGGAGGGGGCGGAGCAGGCGGCCAGCGAGCCGGCGGCCAGGGCGGCCGCGGCGGCCACGGTCAGGGTCCGCCGGAGGGCGGAGCTCGTGAACTTCATAGGGGGGATCCCTTCACTTCTTCGTGCTGCGGGTGGTGGCGGCCGGCGCGGGTGCTCCGGCTGCAGGGGGGAGGTCGGAGGGCGTCAGCCCTTGACGCTGCCGGCGCTCAGCCCGGACTGCCAGAAGCGCTGGAGTCCGAGGAAGGCGACGACGATGGGGATGATCGTGAGCAGCGAGCCCGTGATCACCAGGTTGTAGATCGGCTGCGCGCTGACGCCGGTGGCCTGGGCGTTCCACTGGTTCAGGCCCACGGTGAGCGGGTACCACGAGGGGTCGCTCAGCATGATCAGCGGCAGGAAGTAGTTGTTCCAGGTCGCGACGACCGAGAACAGCAGCACCGTCACGATGCCCGGCGCCAGGAGGCGGATCGAGATCGTGAAGAACGTGCGGAACTCGCCCGCGCCGTCCATCCGCGCCGCTTCGAGCAGCTCGGTGGGCACCGACTCCACCGCGTAGACCCAGACCAGGTAGAGGCCGAAGGGGCTGATCAGCGAGGGGATGATGATCGCCCACGGGGTGTTCGTCAGGCCCAGCTGGCTGAACATGAGGAACGTCGGGACGGCCAGAGCGGTGCCGGGCACGGCGATCGCTCCGAGGACGACCGCGAAGACCGCCTTGCGGCCGGCGAAGCGGAACTTCGCGAGACCGTAGCCGGCGAGCGTGGCGAGCAGCGTCGCTCCTCCGGCGCCGACGACGACGTAGAGGAGGGTGTTGCCGAGCCAGCGGAGGAAGATGCCGTCGCGGTAGGTCAGTGTCTCGGCGATGTTCTGGAAGAAGACGAAGTCGCCGTCGAACCAGAGCCCGAAGCTCGAGAGCAGCCCGGCCTGCGTCTTGGTCGCGTTGATGACCAGCCAGGCCAGCGGCACGAGGCTGTAGAGGATGAACGCCGACATCAGCAGGGTGAAGGCGATCGACTTCTTCGGGTGGACGGAGGATCCGCGGCGGGGAGCGCGGCGGACGCGGGAGGCGGTCGGGCGGGAGGCGGTCGTGACGGCCATCAGTTCTCCTTGCGCGCGCCGCGGAGCTGGACCACGTAGGCGATGATCGCGGTGATCACGCCCATCACGATCGCGACCGTGGCCGACGCGTTGTACTGCTGACCGGCGAAGGACAGGTTGTAGGCGTACATGTTCGGCGTGAAGTAGGTGGTGATGATGTTCGGCGCCAGCGTCCGGAGGATGTTGGGCTCGTTGAACAGCTGGAAGCTGCCGATGATCGAGAAGATCGTGGCGATGACGATGGCTCCGCGCAGGGCGGGCAGCTTGATCGAGCGGATGACGCGCATCGGGCCGGCTCCGTCGATCTCGGCGGCCTCGTAGAGCTCGCCGGGGATCGTCTTGAGCGCGGAGTAGAAGATCAGCATGTTGTAGCCGACGAACTCCCAGGTCACGATGTTGCCGATCGAGACCAGGATCCAGTCGCGCGAGAACGGAGCGACGACGTCGGAGCCGAGCAGGTCGTTGACGTTCGCCGCGAGGCCGAAGTTGTCGCCGTAGATGAAGCCCCACATCAGGACCGCGACGACGGCCGGGACCGCGTAGGGGAGGAACACGACGATGCGGAAGAAGCCGGTGCCGTGCAGGCGGCCGCTGTCGATCGCGAGGGCGGCGACGAGGGCGAGCACCAGCATGACCGGCACCTGGACCGCCAGGAACAGGACGACGCGGACGAAGCCCTCCCAGAAGTTCGCGTCGCCGAGCAGCGTCAGGTAGTTGTCGAGGCCGACGAAGGCGGTGCCGCCGACGAGCTGCTCGCGGAACAGGCTGAGGTAGATCGAGTAGATCACCGGAGCGATGAAGACGAGCAGGAAGACGACCAGGAAGGGGGCCACGAAGGCCAGGCCCTTCCACTCGCTCTTCGCTCGCGAGCGCGGCACCTGCTTCAGTGGCGCCGCAGGAGGGTCGACCTCGCGCAGGGGGACGGGTGGAGACGTCGTCGTCATCAGTGACTTCCGTTCGATTTCGGCCACGGTGGGGGAGGCGGCGTGTTCACGTCAACATGGCAGATCGCCACCGTATCATGTTCACGTCAACACGTTCAGTATCGATCGGATCACGGTGGTTTCCTGCACGGGGGCCCCTGGCCGCCCCGATTATGTTCGGCGACGCGCTATAAACGAGGGACCATGGCATCCGACGCGACTCCGACGACGAGCACCGCCCCGCGTCGCCGCGGGCCCTCCATGGCCGACGTCGCCCGGCTCGCGAAGGTGTCGGGTCAGACCGTCTCGCGCGTGTCGAACGGGCGGTCGAACGTCGACGGCGAGACCCGCGAACGGGTCCTCCAGGCGATGCGCCAGGTCGGCTACCGCCCCAACAGCGCCGCCAGGGCCCTGCGCACCGGCCGCTTCCACAGCATCGGCGTGATCATGTTCACGCTGTCCTCCTTCGGCAACATGCGCACCCTCGATGCGATCGCCGTCGCCGCGGCCGACGCGGGCTACTCCATCACCCTCATCCCGGTGCCGCACCCGACGCAGGGCGAGGTCTCGGTCGCGTTCCACCGGCTGAGCGAGGAGGCTGTGGACGGCGTCATCATCATCGTCGAGGCGCACCTGCTCGACGAGGCCGACATCGTGCTGCCGCCCGAGCTGCCGGTCGTCGTCGTCGACTCCGCCGGCGACGATAAGCACTCCGTGATCGACACCGACCAGATGTCGGGCGCCCGCCAGGCCGTCGAGCACCTGCTCGACCTCGGGCACCGCACCGTGCACCACATCTCGGGCCCCCCGCGCTCCTACTCGGCCGAGCGCCGCCGCGAGGCGTGGGAGGCGACGCTGCGCACCCGGGGTGCAGAGGTGCCCGAGGCCCTCGTCGGCGACTGGTCCAGCGCATCGGGCCATCGGCTCGGAGTGGAGCTCGCCGCCGACCCTGCGGTGACGGCCGTCTTCGCCGCGAACGACCAGATGGCCCTCGGAGTGCTGCGCGCCCTGCACGAGGCGGGACGCGCTGTCCCGGGCGAGGTCAGCGTCGTCGGCTTCGACGACATGGAGGAGTCGGCGAGCTTCTGGCCGCCGCTCACCACGGTGCGCCAGTCGTTCGCCGACACCGGCCGCCGCTCCGTCGACATGCTGCTGCGCGAGCTCGAGACGGGCGAACGCACCGGAGCGACGCTCGTCCCGACCGGCCTCGTCGTCCGCGCCAGCACGGGGCCCGCCCCGGCCTGAGGGCTCCTCGCGACTAGAGGAAGTCGGGGCGGACCTCCGCGATGCCCGCGAGCTCCCCCTGCAGCAGCGCGTGCAGACGGCGCCCTTCGGTGATCCACTGCGGACCGAGGTTCCCGTCGAGCGCGTTCCGCAGGTACTCGTCGTTCCACGCGTGCAGACGCTCGGAGAGCCCGGCCGAGAGTCCCAGGTCGGCGGCGTCGAGGGTGTATGCCGCTGAGAAGCTCTCCCACAGCGGCCACTCCCTGCCGTGGTCGCAGAAGAGGCGGATGACCCGCAGGCCGTTCGGGAGGGTCGGAGGCGACATCGGTCGCCGGCTGAGCCAGCGGTCCTGCATCTCGGCGCGGGCCCGCCACTGCTCGCGGGTCGACGGCCGGTCGGTGTAGTCCATCCCGGTCAGCCAGACGAGACCGCGTCCGTCCTCTGAATCGTCCACGACGAGGGCGAGCGACCAGATCATCTCCTTGCCGGCGATCGCTCCGACACCAAGAGCCTCCGTCACGCTCACCCCTGTGATGTCGGTCGCCCTGGTGGGACCGCCGTAGGTGAAGAGGCGGTACCGCGCCTCGTGCCGCTCCCACCGGGAGTCCCTCTCGTCGACCGCGTGCCCCTGCATGCCCTCCACGTCAAGGACCCGGCGATCGAGGTGCCCGAGAATGCGCGCTCCTCCAGCGTGTCGGGAGCGTTCCCGGGCACCTCGGTCGGCAGGCGCGGAGACGAGGCTCCCCGGCCTGAGTCGGGCCCGGGTCGCGTCGGGTCAGTAGGTGACGACGATGTCCGGCACCGGCACCGGCACCGGCTCCGGCACGCCCGCCTCGGCGCAGACGCGGGAGAGCTGCGACTCGGAGATCGCCTCCACCTGCCCGAGGGGGATGTCCTTCTCGATGCCGTCGAGCGCATCGGCGAAGTTCGTGAGCTGACCCGCCATGAACTCGTCCGCGTCCGGAAGGATCGCGCGGAGATCGAGCGCGTACTGCTCGACAGTCCCGTTCTCGTACCAGTGCTCCTTCACCGCCCAATAGGCCAGGCACGCTGTGTTGTTCGGGATCGCCGGATCGACGGTCGTGGGGAGCGGCGTCGGGGTCTCGCGCGGCGCCTCCGGAGGTGCGAGGTACGGGAGGACCGTGCAGCCGCTCAGGGCCAGCACCACGACCGCACCGCCCACCATCGTCGACCAGCGTCCCATCGGTCCTCCTCCGCCGGGTCCAGAGAACCACGCGAGAGTGACCCGCGCGCTCCCCGTCGGGAAGCGCGTCCCCCTCGGCGCGACCGGGCGCGCGGTGCGCGCGTCGGTACTGTGGACGTCGTCCCGGTCGAGCGGCCGGGCGAGACGATACGGGAGAAGAACATGTCGGTCGGTCTGCTCGCGGTGGTCGATGACATCCTCACCGCCGCCCTGAAAGCCAGCGCCAAGACCGCGGGAGTCGTCATCGACGACGCGGCCGTCACTCCGCAGTACGTGCAGGGCCTGACGCCGGCGCGCGAGCTGCCCGTGGTGTGGAAGATCTCGCTGGGCAGCCTGTTCAACAAGTTCGTCATCATCATCCCGCTGGCGCTGCTGCTGTCGGCGTTCGCGCCGGGGGTGCTGCCGTTCCTGCTCATCATCGGAGGCGCGTTCCTCTGCTTCGAGGGCGCCGAGAAGGTGTCGGAGTGGTTCGGACTGCACCACGCGGCCGCCGAGACCGAGGCGCGCGACGAGAAGAAGCTGGTCTTCGGCGCGATCCGGACCGACCTCATCCTGAGCACCGAGATCATGCTGATCGCGCTCGACGGGCTCGACCCCGACTTCGGCTTCGGGCCCACGCTCGGAGCGCTCGCGATCATCGGCCTCGGCATGACCGCGCTGGTCTACGGTGCCGTGGCGCTGCTGGTGAAGATCGACGACGTGGGCCTGGGGATGATGAAGAACCCCTCGCGCGGAGTCCGTCGCGCCGGCGTCCGCATCGTCGCGTCGATGCCGTTCGTGTTCCGCGTGATCAGCATCATCGGCACTCTCGCGATGCTGTGGGTCGGCGGGCACCTCGTGATCGCGAACCTGGCCGAGACCTTCTGGCACGGACCCTACGACCTGGTGCACGTCGTGACCCACGCGGTCGAGGCGGCCGGCCCGGTCGTGGTGTGGCTGGCCGACACCTTCGTCTCGATGATCTTCGGCCTCGTGCTCGGAGCGATCATCGTCGCGATCATCACGGGAGTCTCGGCGCTGCGTCGCAAGGGTGCGCCGGCGCCGTCGGCGCACTGAGCGCGGGGCGGCCGTCGCGTCCCTTCTGCTGATCGAGCGGCGCGCGGATCGAGATCCGCGATGCCCGGGAGTGGGCGGGTCTCGATACGCCCCTGCGGGGCTACTCGACCAGCAAGTGTTGTGCGGAACCTCGGCCGAGAGTGCTCCTCAGCCGCGATGGTGGCTGACGGGTGCTCCTGGCTGACGTTCTGCGGCGGCGCCATCCTGTGGCCGCCGCGCCCCCTCCTCCTGCTGATCGAGTAGCGCGCGGG encodes the following:
- a CDS encoding glycoside hydrolase family 35 protein — protein: MIMTTAPESRFAIGATDFELDGRPHRILSGALHYFRVHPDLWADRIRKARLMGLNTIETYVAWNAHEPVRGSFRAEGGLDLGRFLDLVAAEGMHAIVRPGPYICAEWDNGGLPAWLFRDPEVGVRRSEPHYVAAVSEYLREVYAIVAPRQIDRGGPVVLVQIENEYGAYGSDKEYLAELVRVTRDAGVAVPLTTIDQPTPQMLADGSLPGLHLTGSFGSRTPERLATLREFQPTGPLMCMEFWCGWFDDWGTQHHTTDADASARELDALLAVGGSVNIYMLHGGTNFGLTSGANDKGRYAAITTSYDYDAPLDEAGHPTEKFWAFREVIARYAPVPEEVPVPRTPSPALTAPLLPGPALLGLDAFGEATALEAMASFDELGHADGFVLFETVLDSSDAPARLVVGEEVRDRAWVLLDGTPVGVLARDNHERALTLPRGRGALAILVENQGRVNYGVRIGEHKGLIGGVELDGAALTGWTARALDVSLLPSLAGAAEGFAAGPSLASGSFELDAPSDLFVDTLHWGKGLVWVNGFLLGRYWRRGPQRTLIVPSPVTRAGRNEVVVLELEAFAEAEIRLLDAADLGHTEI
- a CDS encoding ABC transporter substrate-binding protein → MKFTSSALRRTLTVAAAAALAAGSLAACSAPSPGGNGGTSAEGGTAADLDAALEAGGKITYWSWTPSAEAQVAAFEEAYPEVDVELVNAGTNTEEYTKLQNAIKAGSGAPDVVQIEYYAMPQFALSDSLLDLSQYGLGDLEDKFSASTWGSVNIDGKLVGLPQDSGPMAMFYNKTVFDQYGIAVPTTWDEYVAAAEKLHTADPTKYITADTGDAGFATSLIWQAGGQPFQFEGEDITVNLADEGTKKWTGVWNQLVEKGLLSDTPGWGDEWYKGLGDGSIASLITGAWMPGVLESSVTDASGDWAVAPIPTYDGTPVSAENGGGGQSVTSQSENPALAAAFLRWLNSDPASVDVFLESGGFPSTTADLTDPEFVSAESEYFGGQKINEVLTQASEDVRPGWSYLPYQVYANSVFGDTVGQAYANGTSLDDGLADWQSKLVQYGNEQGFTVSE
- a CDS encoding carbohydrate ABC transporter permease, with translation MAVTTASRPTASRVRRAPRRGSSVHPKKSIAFTLLMSAFILYSLVPLAWLVINATKTQAGLLSSFGLWFDGDFVFFQNIAETLTYRDGIFLRWLGNTLLYVVVGAGGATLLATLAGYGLAKFRFAGRKAVFAVVLGAIAVPGTALAVPTFLMFSQLGLTNTPWAIIIPSLISPFGLYLVWVYAVESVPTELLEAARMDGAGEFRTFFTISIRLLAPGIVTVLLFSVVATWNNYFLPLIMLSDPSWYPLTVGLNQWNAQATGVSAQPIYNLVITGSLLTIIPIVVAFLGLQRFWQSGLSAGSVKG
- a CDS encoding carbohydrate ABC transporter permease, with the translated sequence MTTTSPPVPLREVDPPAAPLKQVPRSRAKSEWKGLAFVAPFLVVFLLVFIAPVIYSIYLSLFREQLVGGTAFVGLDNYLTLLGDANFWEGFVRVVLFLAVQVPVMLVLALVAALAIDSGRLHGTGFFRIVVFLPYAVPAVVAVLMWGFIYGDNFGLAANVNDLLGSDVVAPFSRDWILVSIGNIVTWEFVGYNMLIFYSALKTIPGELYEAAEIDGAGPMRVIRSIKLPALRGAIVIATIFSIIGSFQLFNEPNILRTLAPNIITTYFTPNMYAYNLSFAGQQYNASATVAIVMGVITAIIAYVVQLRGARKEN
- a CDS encoding LacI family DNA-binding transcriptional regulator, which gives rise to MASDATPTTSTAPRRRGPSMADVARLAKVSGQTVSRVSNGRSNVDGETRERVLQAMRQVGYRPNSAARALRTGRFHSIGVIMFTLSSFGNMRTLDAIAVAAADAGYSITLIPVPHPTQGEVSVAFHRLSEEAVDGVIIIVEAHLLDEADIVLPPELPVVVVDSAGDDKHSVIDTDQMSGARQAVEHLLDLGHRTVHHISGPPRSYSAERRREAWEATLRTRGAEVPEALVGDWSSASGHRLGVELAADPAVTAVFAANDQMALGVLRALHEAGRAVPGEVSVVGFDDMEESASFWPPLTTVRQSFADTGRRSVDMLLRELETGERTGATLVPTGLVVRASTGPAPA
- a CDS encoding DUF808 domain-containing protein, whose amino-acid sequence is MSVGLLAVVDDILTAALKASAKTAGVVIDDAAVTPQYVQGLTPARELPVVWKISLGSLFNKFVIIIPLALLLSAFAPGVLPFLLIIGGAFLCFEGAEKVSEWFGLHHAAAETEARDEKKLVFGAIRTDLILSTEIMLIALDGLDPDFGFGPTLGALAIIGLGMTALVYGAVALLVKIDDVGLGMMKNPSRGVRRAGVRIVASMPFVFRVISIIGTLAMLWVGGHLVIANLAETFWHGPYDLVHVVTHAVEAAGPVVVWLADTFVSMIFGLVLGAIIVAIITGVSALRRKGAPAPSAH